The following nucleotide sequence is from Eubacterium sp. 1001713B170207_170306_E7.
AAAAAATTAAAATTAAAAATGACTTAAATGGAGAATATGTCGTCATTTTGTTTTAAAATGGCCATTTAGTGTATATAAATAAGTAAATTAATAATAAATAAAGGAGGCAGGGAAATGGCAAGGAAACCCGCCACACCATTGGCTTATCTGATGGATATGCTCTACATTCAGGGGGCACAGCTTGCACGGGCTGTCCACGTCGACAGAACCATTATCAGCCGGTGGAAAAATGGACGTGTTGAGCTGAGTCCAAAATCGCCTTATTTTGAGGAAATTGTCCAGGCAATTATGAAGTTTAACGACAAACGGGGTCTGCACACGCTGGAACGCTTCTTCGCCTCTTTGGAACCAGGCGTAGCCGTAGATACAGAACAGGATATCAAAAACTGTATCTCACGGTGGCTGGTGGATAAAGAGTTTGAAGCAAAATACATGGATAAGGAAAGCGGCAACAGCCTGTACACTGCAACCTACAAAATTTATAAGGGTGTCACTGGAAAAATGGATGCTCTGGATGATATGTTTAATACGCTGGCATCGCTGCCTAAGGGGGAGACCTTTTGGGGATATGATGCGGATTCGCGTATTTTCAGACAAAGCAATAACGATACACGAAAGGTGCAGAAGCGTTTTCTGGACGCGGATAAAAATAAGACAAAGCTCATTACCATGATTTATTTAAACCGTCCCCAGGAAGAAGTCTATAATATGTTTGAATACTGGCTGCCCATACTGCTGTCCACAAACGCTGAAGCTTACTACAGTTACGATGCGGAAAGGCCCTTTTACGATTATATCTTCAGCATTAAGGGCAAACAGACCCTGGCGGGGATAAACGATGTAAACGGCGATACCTATTCTGCCATTTATACCGACCCCATGAGCCAGATTCAGTTTGATAATTTTCTGGAAAGGCATCTCGAGCGCTTCCAGCCTCTGACGAAGAACCTGGGAAGCCGGGTGGTCTGCAATGATTTCAAGCGGGAAAACATGGAGGGTTTTAACCGAAACGATACCGATCAGTATGTAATCGCCACATCCATGTCCTTTCTCTCTTCAGGGAAAAAAATTATTGAGGGGATTCTGATGGACCTCTGTCTGAGCGGCGATGAGGAACGCCGGCTTATCGACTACTATGATAATTGCCGGATAGGTCTTGGTCAGTTTTTATCTAAGGAAAGATACACTCGGATAATCTTAAGTCTTGACTATATCCAAAATTTGGGGCAGCATCCGGTGATTGAAGTACCGGTTTTCTCCGCGCTGCTGAAACGTAAGGTAGAGGTCTCGGGCAAGCACGTCATTAAGGAGCTGGTCTCCTTCCTGAAGTTTGTTAAGAATGACCCGAAGGTTCAGATCGCCCTGCGTCCGCCTGCGTCTGCAGAGTTGATCGAAAACCTGAATATATGGGTAAAGGACGGCGCAGCAGCGTATTTCCATTTTGATAACGACCTCTCCAAACGAATCGTTACAGAGGAGTTTGCAGCGGTGAACACCTTCTATTCCATGGTGGATAAATACTGGGAACAGCTCCCCTATGACAGCAAAAACAAAGAGTGGGTCTATGACCAGATCAGCAAAATCAGCGGGGAAAAGCTTTAAGTGTCACAGTGACATCAATTTTAAAACGTGATTCTTGCGATAATGGGTTTAAAAAGCAGGGCGCGGGCGCTATAATAAAGAAGCCGAATGTATCAATGAGCTCTCCAAAGAACTACACAAACCAAGTAGTACCACTGGATACCGAGCGCCACGGTGCCAGTGACAATGTTCTCATTAATGCAAAAAAAGATGTGCTGAAAAGCACATCTTTTTTTATGTTCTATTGAATATTCATTTCCATGGTGTGCAGCAGATTGCGGCAGAGCGCCAGAATGATCAGAGCGATCAGCACGTTGACCACGCAGTCTGTAAACAATCCGGCAGCCAGGCTTCCAGCGATAAAGCCGACGGCTACACCGGCGATGGCGCCGGGAATCAGCAGGATAACGAGGATCAGGTAATAGAGCATTACGACCAGCACTTTGCTGTGCATATTGCCGAGAATACGCTCGATCAGAATGTTCCCAGCGGATAAAAGGGCGGCCAGCCCCAACCGGGCCGCAATGACCGCGGCGATTTCAGCTGCCGGAGCACCCAGAATCAAACCGCAGGGGATAAAGATAATCAGACCGCTGACAAAGCTGTCCACCAGAGATTCCAGACTGGCAAAGACCAGCTTTTTAAACGGGCTCTGTGGAATCATATAAATGTAGGGCAGGGTTACCTCTTTAACCCAGCGTCCCATGGCTCCGGTTAAAACCTGGAGATAGCACAGCATGCCAAAGATCAGCATCAGGCTGATATGTTCCCTTGCCAGCAGGCTGGCCAGGATAGCGATCACGGTGCAGATCAGGGTAAACTGGTTTAAAAACAGGTAACCCGAGCGGCGGTTTTCGAGCAGATGCTTGAAAAAGAAAACAGAAGCACCGTGGCCGCGGCCGATACCGGTCTTTTTCCGGCTGATCTTGGACGCGTCCTTCGTGTCGCTGATGCGTCCGTCCTTGGCGGCGGTCTTAGTGGTGTAGGTCTTTTCGGCCGATTGAAGCACATCCTCGTAATAGTCCGATTCACTGCGGCAGATGTACAGAATGATCAGGCCGATCAGGGCGATGAGCAGAACCAGAAAGATCAGAGCCCTTAAAAAGTCGCCGGCGATCAGTCCCATGGTGAAGCCCTTGGTCCACCCGAGAACCGGGATGTATTCCATCAGGCTTGAGTCCGCTGTGTTCAGCAGCGCCGTATAGAAATTCTGAGTTTCAAAAAGGGCGTTTAGGAAGAGCGCCGCGATCAGGAAACCGAAGCAGTAGAGCACGGCTCTCACCACGCGTCGTCGTTTATCATCGCCTCTGGTGTAGGAGTAGATGGCGAGCGCCAGAATTTCCCCGACTACCAGAAATAAACAGTAGCCCGCAAACAGGGCGATGAGGCCGGGCGTGCCGACGCCGAACATGGTCCGCAGCGTTGTCCCCTGAAACAGGATAAAAAAGCCCAGCAGCAGCGACATGCCGACCTGCTTAGCCAAACCGTAGGCCAGAATCTTTCTTGGAGAAACCGGTGCCAGAAAGAGCAGGTTGACGTCTGCCATGGTAAAGAAACTGCCCCCGGAGGACAGGCCCTTTTGTATCTGGGTGACCAGCAGGAACAGAAAGAGACCAATGAGAACAGCGCCCATCAGGGGAAGATTCTGGCTTTCCGCGAGGGGGATGCTGTCCCCGGGGGTAAACACTGTGGTCACAAGGGCGAACCCAAAGAACAGAACCGCGAGAATCACTAAAACCAGATGGCTGGGATGGTTTTTCAGGTCGAGGAGTCTGTTTTTAAAAGTTGTTTTCCAAAGATAAAAAATACTCGACATTTTAAGCCTCGCCTTCGGTAATGCTGAAGAAAAGTGCCTCCAGAGATTCGCCGGCTTCAGCGAGAGCTTCGGCTCTCCGGGTCGCCCGGATCTCGCCGTTCATCATAATGTGAGCCACATCCCAATAATCCTCCACCGAGTCGATCATGTGTGTGCTGATGAGCAGAGAAACGCCCTGATCCCTGAGCTCAGAGAAAAGCAGCTTTAACTCCTTGATCGCATGAGGGTCAAGGCCTACCATGGGCTCGTCAAAGATGATAACACTGGGGCTAAAGAGCAGGGCGCAGCAGATGCTGACCTTTTGCTGCATGCCCTTTGACAGCTCCTTACCCAGCTTTTTGCGTTTGTCGTCAAGCTCAAAGCGTTCGATGAGGGCGTCAGCTTTTGCTTTCCAGTCAGAGAGGCTGTAAGCCCGGGCGATAAATTCCAGATGCTCCTCGACCGTCAGCATATCGTAAAGGGCGGGAAGCTCCGGGATATAACCCAGCTGGCGCTTGGCGTCCAGGGAGCGGCAGGGTGCCCCGTTAATTTCGATGGTTCCCTCGAACCGGAGCAGCCCGCAGATACATTTGATAATCGTAGATTTTCCAGCGCCGTTTGGTCCCAGCAATATGGCGATTTCGCCGTCATTAACGGTAAAGTTGAGGTCATTGTTGGCTTTGTTTTTTCCGTAGGCTTTTGTGACGTTGTTTATTGTGATCATGGTTGTTTCCTTTCGGTTCCGGTTTGTCAGCGATTTGGATATCGGGTATAATAGAGAAACCAGAGAATTAATTTGACAAGAATTCTTGTCAAAAAGTATATCATTGACAAAAAAAGTTGTCAAGTTAAGAAATTTTAAAGTCACAAAAGGAAATCATATGAAGCATAAAAGATTAAAACAAACGCTCGCCGGTGTGGCGGCAGCACTGCTGTTCTTATTGCCGGCCGGCGGAATCGCGGTCAACCGCATGACCTACCAGCCAGAGGCGGAAGCCCGTGAAGCCCTGAAGGGAAACAGCCGTGTCACGGTAGAAGATAACGGGACCGTTGCTTTTGAGCCTGAAAGCCGGAAAGGTGCAGCTGGGGTCATTCTTTATCCCGGAGCCTTTGTAGCGCCTGAGGCCTACGCGCCATTGGCTTTGGAAATCGCGGAGCAGGGTTATCCGGTATATATAGCCAGAATGCCCATGAATCTGGCGGTACTCTCACCGGAGCAGGGAAGCAGGATTATGGCTCTGCACCCGGAAATCGAAAACTGGGCAGTCGGCGGACATTCTCTGGGAGGAGCCATGGCGCCTGAGCTGGCAGAGAGAGAAACGCAGGTAAAGGGTGTTTTTTTTCTGGCCGCCTATCCGGCGGATGACAGCATCAAGGACGCAGATGTCCAAGTGGTCTCGCTCTGGGGCAGCGATGACGGTGTAGCGGATCTGGGCAAGGTACAGGCAGCGGAAGAAATCTATCCGGGAAGACCTGTCATGGCCGAGATTGCTGGGGGAAACCACGCAGGCTTTGGCGATTATGGGGCACAGAAGGGCGATAACCCGGCGGCGGTTTCAAATACTGAGCAGATGCGCCAGGCGGCAGAAGCGGTTATTGAGCTGCTTGAGAAAATCAGTTAGCCATGGAAAATCTGGAAGCCTTTATGAAAAAATACAAATTGCAGCTTAACGCCCAGCAGCGCGAGGCTGTTGGCAGAACCTCCGGAGCAACGCTGCTGCTGGCTGTGCCGGGCAGCGGAAAAACCACAGTGGTCATCTGCCGCATCGCCTATATGATCCGGGTAAAGAAGATCCCGCCAGAGTCCATCCTGACGCTGACCTTCAGCAAGGCAGGCGCCCGTGACCTGAGCCGTCGTTATCTGAATATTTTTGGAGAAAAAGGGGCCGAAGGGCTGCGCTTCAGCACAATTCACAGCTTTACGCTGTCAGTTATCCGAAATTATGAGCGCTTATACCACCGCCGGGCCTTTCAGATTGTCGAGAATACCGGCAGCATTATCAGAGAGCTTTTTCAGGAGCTGTTCAAGAGCTACCCAGCTGAAAACGACATTGTGGACATTGTGTCGGCGATCACCTACTGTAAGAATATGCTGCTTTCTGAGGAAGAAATCGAAAAAATGAAGGTAGGCGATGTGGATTTTGCAAAGCTGTTTAAGGCTTATGAAGACCATAAACGCAGGCGGCATCTCATGGATTTTGATGATATGCTCAAATATGCCTGGCTTCTCCTTAAGAAAAATCCCGAGCTCCTGAAGCTCTTTACCAGTCAGTATAAATATATCAATATCGATGAAGCCCAGGATACCTCTAAAATCCAATATGAAATTATCCGCCTTCTGGCAGGAGCGGACGGCAACGTCTTTATGGTCGGTGATGAGGATCAGAGCATCTACGGCTTCCGCGGCGCTTATCCAGACGGGCTGCTGAGCTTTAAGGAAACCTATCCTCATGGGGAGGTGCTGCTCATGGAAACCAACCACCGCAGCACACAGCAGATTGTGAATGCGGCCAACCGCTTCATCAAGCTCAACAAGGAACGCTATGTCAAAAATATGCGGACAGACAACGAAAAGGGCGTGCCCGCGGTTCATGAGTATGTAAAATCTGTGGAGGAGCAATACTGGTTCATTCTCAAATCGGTTAAGAATGAGGGGAAGGAAACCGCGGTGCTCTACCGCAATAACGAGTCGGTTATCCCGCTGGTAGACCTCTTCGAGCGGGAGGGGGTGCCTTATGCAGTCAAGGAGCATAATCCTTTGTTTTTTACACATTTCATCGTGCAGGATATCCGAAGCTTTGCAGCCCTTGCCGCAGATCCAACAGACTATGAGACCTTTGAAAAAATTTATTACAAAATGAACTGCAACATCTCCAGAAGGAATGTGACGGAGGTTGGAAGGTTTAGAGAACCGGGGCAGGACGTCTTTGAGGCCTTGCTGTCCCTCGACGAAATTCCCGAATGGCTCGCGGAAAAGGTGGAAAATATCCGGGAGGCCTTTAAACGGCTGGCCGCAATGAACGCCCAGGAGGGGCTGGATTTTATTGTCTGGAAGATGGGCTACCGGGAACATCTGGATTA
It contains:
- a CDS encoding putative ABC exporter domain-containing protein encodes the protein MSSIFYLWKTTFKNRLLDLKNHPSHLVLVILAVLFFGFALVTTVFTPGDSIPLAESQNLPLMGAVLIGLFLFLLVTQIQKGLSSGGSFFTMADVNLLFLAPVSPRKILAYGLAKQVGMSLLLGFFILFQGTTLRTMFGVGTPGLIALFAGYCLFLVVGEILALAIYSYTRGDDKRRRVVRAVLYCFGFLIAALFLNALFETQNFYTALLNTADSSLMEYIPVLGWTKGFTMGLIAGDFLRALIFLVLLIALIGLIILYICRSESDYYEDVLQSAEKTYTTKTAAKDGRISDTKDASKISRKKTGIGRGHGASVFFFKHLLENRRSGYLFLNQFTLICTVIAILASLLAREHISLMLIFGMLCYLQVLTGAMGRWVKEVTLPYIYMIPQSPFKKLVFASLESLVDSFVSGLIIFIPCGLILGAPAAEIAAVIAARLGLAALLSAGNILIERILGNMHSKVLVVMLYYLILVILLIPGAIAGVAVGFIAGSLAAGLFTDCVVNVLIALIILALCRNLLHTMEMNIQ
- a CDS encoding ABC transporter ATP-binding protein; this encodes MITINNVTKAYGKNKANNDLNFTVNDGEIAILLGPNGAGKSTIIKCICGLLRFEGTIEINGAPCRSLDAKRQLGYIPELPALYDMLTVEEHLEFIARAYSLSDWKAKADALIERFELDDKRKKLGKELSKGMQQKVSICCALLFSPSVIIFDEPMVGLDPHAIKELKLLFSELRDQGVSLLISTHMIDSVEDYWDVAHIMMNGEIRATRRAEALAEAGESLEALFFSITEGEA
- a CDS encoding alpha/beta hydrolase; protein product: MKHKRLKQTLAGVAAALLFLLPAGGIAVNRMTYQPEAEAREALKGNSRVTVEDNGTVAFEPESRKGAAGVILYPGAFVAPEAYAPLALEIAEQGYPVYIARMPMNLAVLSPEQGSRIMALHPEIENWAVGGHSLGGAMAPELAERETQVKGVFFLAAYPADDSIKDADVQVVSLWGSDDGVADLGKVQAAEEIYPGRPVMAEIAGGNHAGFGDYGAQKGDNPAAVSNTEQMRQAAEAVIELLEKIS
- a CDS encoding ATP-dependent helicase, whose protein sequence is MKKYKLQLNAQQREAVGRTSGATLLLAVPGSGKTTVVICRIAYMIRVKKIPPESILTLTFSKAGARDLSRRYLNIFGEKGAEGLRFSTIHSFTLSVIRNYERLYHRRAFQIVENTGSIIRELFQELFKSYPAENDIVDIVSAITYCKNMLLSEEEIEKMKVGDVDFAKLFKAYEDHKRRRHLMDFDDMLKYAWLLLKKNPELLKLFTSQYKYINIDEAQDTSKIQYEIIRLLAGADGNVFMVGDEDQSIYGFRGAYPDGLLSFKETYPHGEVLLMETNHRSTQQIVNAANRFIKLNKERYVKNMRTDNEKGVPAVHEYVKSVEEQYWFILKSVKNEGKETAVLYRNNESVIPLVDLFEREGVPYAVKEHNPLFFTHFIVQDIRSFAALAADPTDYETFEKIYYKMNCNISRRNVTEVGRFREPGQDVFEALLSLDEIPEWLAEKVENIREAFKRLAAMNAQEGLDFIVWKMGYREHLDYRVSCGYREEQLNQKLDILKTLAAREPTMDGFLKRLDTLQEALRGASSHQKTDVTFSTIHSSKGLEFEKVFIIDAVEGEFPSMAALDDSEEGRRLFCEEVRLFYVGVTRARRELEFISVGKKNSRHNRRPVSQFVRVFLGEKAPDAQREKITGGVIGKRPSGQGKGFGIFDVAIVRKAELKEVDCSAYTPGAAVVHQGFGGGVILEIKKDMATIDFEGCGRKKLNLRVCVTNKIIRLQD